In Lytechinus variegatus isolate NC3 chromosome 18, Lvar_3.0, whole genome shotgun sequence, a single genomic region encodes these proteins:
- the LOC121431913 gene encoding late histone H2B.L4: MPAKTSGKGAKKAGKAKASRAAGDKKRRRKRKESYGIYIYKVLKQVHPDTGISSRAMSIMNSFVNDVFERIAGEASRLAQYNKKSTISSREVQTSVRLLLPGELAKHAVSEGTKAVTKYTTAK; encoded by the coding sequence ATGCCTGCCAAGACTAGCGGAAAAGGAGCCAAGAAGGCCGGTAAGGCCAAGGCCAGCCGTGCAGCTGGAGacaagaagaggaggaggaagcgAAAGGAAAGCTACGGAATCTACATCTACAAGGTTCTGAAGCAGGTCCATCCCGACACTGGTATCTCAAGCCGTGCCATGTCCATCATGAACAGCTTCGTCAACGATGTCTTCGAACGTATTGCCGGTGAGGCTTCCCGTCTTGCCCAGTACAACAAGAAGTCCACCATCAGCAGCCGTGAGGTCCAGACTTCAGTCCGTCTCCTCCTCCCCGGTGAACTGGCCAAACACGCCGTCTCTGAGGGCACCAAGGCCGTCACCAAGTACACCACCGCCAAGTAA